In Rhodobacteraceae bacterium LMO-JJ12, a single window of DNA contains:
- the nuoN gene encoding NADH-quinone oxidoreductase subunit NuoN, whose amino-acid sequence MIQADLNIILPEIVLSLYAMGALLGAVYTGKDKLAGPLIWSTAALMAALGIWIGMTGTGTRNAFGGMFIDDGFARFAKVVILLSAAAVLVMGQDFMARRGMLKFEYPVLVTLSAVGMMMMVSAGDLMALYMGLELQSLALYVVAAMRRESVRSTEAGLKYFVLGALSSGLLLYGASLTYGYAGTTLFSGIIAAAGDGQASIGLLFGLVFVMVGLAFKVSAVPFHMWTPDVYEGSPTQVTAFFATAPKMAAIALLARVLHDAFGGVSADWGQVLALLSLLSMFLGAVAGIGQTDIKRLMAYSSISHMGFALMGLAAGTAFGVQAMLIYMAIYVTMNIGTFGFILSMERDGQPVTDIKSLNQYSKREPGRALAMLILLFSLAGVPPLVGFFGKLYVLRAAYEGGLAWLAVAGVIASVIGAFYYLRIVYYMYFGEEGEALDKGRASVAWVFLMVSAAIMLVGVVNLFGVETMAQAAAAALVN is encoded by the coding sequence ATGATCCAGGCTGATCTGAACATTATCCTGCCCGAGATTGTTCTTTCGCTTTATGCGATGGGCGCACTTCTGGGGGCGGTCTACACCGGCAAGGACAAGCTGGCCGGGCCTTTGATCTGGTCCACGGCGGCTTTGATGGCTGCATTGGGGATCTGGATCGGGATGACCGGGACGGGCACCAGGAACGCCTTTGGCGGCATGTTCATCGACGATGGCTTTGCGCGATTTGCCAAGGTGGTTATCCTGCTCAGCGCGGCGGCTGTTCTGGTGATGGGGCAGGATTTCATGGCCCGTCGCGGGATGTTGAAATTCGAATACCCGGTTCTTGTCACGCTGAGCGCCGTTGGCATGATGATGATGGTCTCGGCGGGCGATCTCATGGCGCTTTATATGGGGTTGGAGCTGCAATCTCTGGCGCTTTATGTGGTGGCGGCGATGCGGCGCGAAAGCGTGCGTTCGACCGAGGCGGGGCTTAAATACTTCGTGCTTGGCGCGCTCAGCTCTGGCTTGCTGCTCTATGGCGCATCGCTGACCTATGGCTATGCGGGAACGACGCTGTTTTCCGGGATTATCGCGGCGGCGGGTGACGGTCAGGCGTCAATCGGGCTGTTGTTCGGGCTTGTCTTTGTGATGGTGGGGTTGGCGTTCAAAGTGAGCGCGGTGCCGTTTCACATGTGGACGCCGGATGTCTATGAAGGCTCGCCAACGCAGGTTACGGCGTTCTTTGCCACCGCGCCGAAGATGGCGGCTATCGCTTTGCTGGCGCGGGTGTTGCACGATGCCTTTGGCGGGGTAAGCGCGGATTGGGGTCAGGTTCTGGCTCTGCTGTCGCTTCTGTCGATGTTCCTTGGCGCCGTTGCGGGTATTGGGCAAACCGATATCAAGCGGCTGATGGCTTATTCGTCGATCTCGCATATGGGCTTTGCCTTGATGGGGCTGGCGGCGGGCACGGCGTTTGGTGTGCAGGCGATGCTGATCTACATGGCGATCTATGTGACGATGAATATCGGCACCTTCGGCTTCATCCTGAGCATGGAGCGTGATGGTCAGCCGGTGACTGATATCAAGTCGCTGAACCAATATTCCAAGCGCGAGCCGGGGCGTGCGCTGGCGATGCTGATCTTGCTGTTTTCACTGGCCGGGGTGCCGCCGCTGGTGGGCTTTTTCGGCAAGCTTTATGTGCTGCGCGCCGCTTATGAGGGCGGGCTGGCGTGGCTGGCGGTGGCCGGTGTGATCGCGTCGGTGATCGGTGCGTTTTATTACCTGCGCATCGTCTATTACATGTATTTTGGCGAAGAAGGTGAGGCGCTGGACAAGGGCCGTGCCTCGGTCGCTTGGGTGTTCTTGATGGTCAGCGCGGCAATCATGCTGGTCGGGGTTGTGAACCTCTTTGGGGTCGAGACCATGGCGCAGGCGGCGGCGGCGGCGCTGGTCAACTGA
- a CDS encoding biotin--[acetyl-CoA-carboxylase] ligase, with protein MNGWPDGYGRRVLDEVDSTMAEAARIAPDLAGPEWILARRQVAGRGRRGRAWRDPQGNFASTLVMQPDEAPGQVALRSFVAALALFDACVAATGRPDGFALKWPNDVLLNGGKLAGILLESSGQGGAISHLAIGIGVNLSHVPEAVEQGAVRPVSLRGETGVVIDPEDFLEVLAGAFAKREAAFRAHGFKPVREAWLARAARLGEVITARTVRDEVTGKFETVDETGNLVLSTPKGRVAIAAADIFF; from the coding sequence ATGAACGGCTGGCCTGACGGATATGGACGCCGGGTGCTTGATGAGGTGGACAGCACCATGGCCGAGGCGGCGCGGATTGCACCCGATCTGGCCGGGCCGGAATGGATTTTGGCGCGTCGGCAGGTGGCAGGGCGCGGGCGGCGCGGGCGGGCCTGGCGAGATCCGCAAGGCAACTTTGCCTCGACATTGGTGATGCAGCCGGATGAGGCGCCGGGGCAGGTGGCATTGCGCTCGTTCGTGGCGGCGCTGGCGCTGTTTGATGCTTGTGTGGCCGCGACGGGGCGCCCCGATGGGTTTGCGCTGAAATGGCCGAATGATGTGTTGTTGAATGGTGGCAAGCTGGCCGGGATCCTGCTGGAAAGCTCGGGTCAGGGGGGGGCGATCAGCCATCTGGCGATAGGCATCGGGGTCAACCTCTCGCATGTGCCCGAGGCGGTCGAGCAGGGGGCGGTGCGCCCGGTGTCGCTGAGGGGGGAGACCGGGGTGGTGATTGATCCTGAGGATTTTCTGGAGGTGTTGGCGGGTGCTTTTGCCAAGCGGGAAGCGGCGTTTCGCGCCCATGGGTTCAAGCCTGTGCGTGAGGCCTGGTTGGCGCGGGCGGCGCGCCTGGGCGAGGTGATCACGGCGCGCACCGTGCGCGATGAGGTGACCGGAAAGTTCGAAACGGTGGACGAGACGGGCAATCTTGTTCTATCCACCCCCAAAGGCCGTGTGGCGATTGCTGCGGCGGACATATTCTTTTGA
- a CDS encoding NADH-quinone oxidoreductase subunit M: MDNLLSIVTFIPALAALILGVFLRGEDEAAQRNAKWVALLATSLTFLVSLFILAKFNPADTGFQMVEEREWLLGLKYKMGVDGISVLFVLLTTFMMPLSIWASWGVNSRVKEYMIAFLVLETLMLGVFMALDLVLFYLFFEAGLIPMFLIIGIWGGKERIYASFKFFLYTFLGSVLMLVAMVGMFSDAGTTDIAQLLTHQFGSETFSLMGIQIVGGMQTLLWLAFFASFAVKMPMWPVHTWLPDAHVQAPTAGSVVLAAILLKMGGYGFLRFSLPMFPVASDLLAPLVFWMSAIAIVYTSLVALVQTDMKKLIAYSSVAHMGYVTMGIFTANQQGVDGAIFQMLSHGFISGALFLCVGVIYDRMHTREIDAYGGLVNRMPAYALIFMFFTMANVGLPGTSGFIGELLVLIGIFQVNTWVALVATSGVILSASYALWLYRRVVLGDLIKESLKTIKDMSSREKAIFAPLVAMTLLLGVYPALVTDIISPSVEALIGNYDTALADAQASSQVAASH, encoded by the coding sequence GCGCAATGCCAAATGGGTGGCGTTGCTGGCCACGAGCCTGACCTTTCTGGTGTCGTTGTTCATTCTGGCAAAGTTCAACCCCGCCGACACCGGCTTTCAGATGGTGGAAGAGCGCGAATGGCTGCTGGGGCTGAAATACAAGATGGGTGTTGACGGGATCAGCGTTCTCTTTGTGTTGCTGACCACCTTCATGATGCCGCTTTCGATCTGGGCAAGCTGGGGTGTGAACTCCCGCGTCAAGGAATACATGATCGCCTTCCTGGTTCTGGAAACCCTGATGTTGGGCGTGTTCATGGCGCTTGATCTGGTGCTGTTCTATCTGTTCTTCGAGGCCGGGCTTATCCCGATGTTCCTGATCATCGGGATCTGGGGCGGCAAGGAACGGATTTACGCGAGCTTCAAGTTCTTCCTCTATACCTTCCTCGGCTCGGTTCTGATGCTGGTGGCGATGGTTGGGATGTTCTCGGATGCGGGCACAACCGATATTGCGCAGCTTCTGACGCATCAGTTTGGGTCTGAAACCTTCAGCCTGATGGGTATTCAGATTGTTGGCGGGATGCAGACGCTGCTCTGGCTGGCCTTCTTCGCCAGTTTCGCGGTTAAGATGCCGATGTGGCCGGTGCATACCTGGCTGCCGGATGCGCACGTGCAGGCGCCGACCGCCGGGTCGGTCGTTCTGGCGGCAATCCTCTTGAAGATGGGCGGCTATGGCTTCCTGCGCTTTTCGCTGCCGATGTTTCCGGTGGCGTCTGATCTGTTGGCACCGCTGGTGTTCTGGATGAGTGCGATTGCGATTGTCTATACCTCGCTGGTGGCCTTGGTGCAGACGGACATGAAGAAGCTGATTGCTTATTCGTCGGTTGCCCACATGGGCTATGTGACGATGGGTATATTTACGGCCAACCAACAAGGGGTTGATGGCGCCATCTTCCAGATGCTCTCGCACGGGTTCATCTCGGGCGCGCTGTTCCTCTGTGTTGGAGTGATCTATGACCGGATGCACACCCGCGAAATCGACGCCTATGGCGGGCTGGTCAATCGGATGCCGGCCTATGCGTTGATCTTTATGTTCTTCACCATGGCGAACGTTGGTTTGCCGGGGACTTCAGGCTTCATCGGCGAACTGCTTGTGCTGATCGGTATCTTCCAGGTCAACACCTGGGTGGCGCTGGTGGCGACATCGGGCGTGATCCTGAGTGCGTCTTATGCGCTCTGGCTTTATCGCCGGGTGGTATTGGGCGATCTGATCAAGGAGAGCCTGAAAACCATCAAGGATATGAGCAGCCGCGAGAAGGCGATCTTTGCGCCGCTGGTGGCAATGACCCTGTTGCTTGGGGTCTATCCGGCGCTCGTGACCGATATCATCAGCCCCTCGGTCGAGGCGTTGATTGGCAATTATGACACCGCGCTGGCGGATGCTCAGGCATCCAGCCAGGTCGCGGCCTCGCACTGA